In Paenibacillus sp. G2S3, a single window of DNA contains:
- a CDS encoding S66 peptidase family protein: protein MSNDLKLTPGNKVGLIACSDGVRVENLPKVEELIIILNSFGLEVVRSNTLIRRDAYFSGNPKERATELNLLFKNDEIRAIFDISGGDSANQILEYIDYDNIRLHSKPFFGMSDLSVILNALYTQSNSKSYHYQLMNLVSSDGTVQQAAFYRTFFEGQDDLYDFKYHWIRGNQMSGIVFGGNIRCFMKLAGTSYFPDPSNKILFLESLSGRANKIVSLFAQLHQVGTFDTCAGVILGSFTELESYNEFSIIEAYLKEISGIPIVKTNEIGHGSDSKCIVLGENITL from the coding sequence ATGAGCAATGACTTAAAACTCACTCCCGGGAATAAAGTAGGACTTATCGCTTGTTCCGATGGTGTGAGAGTGGAGAACCTGCCTAAAGTAGAAGAATTAATTATAATTCTGAATTCGTTTGGCCTAGAGGTAGTGAGGTCTAACACCTTGATTAGAAGAGATGCTTATTTCAGTGGCAATCCTAAGGAAAGAGCAACGGAGTTGAATCTACTTTTTAAAAATGATGAAATTCGTGCGATTTTTGATATTTCAGGTGGGGATTCCGCGAACCAGATCTTGGAGTATATAGACTACGATAATATACGTTTGCATTCGAAGCCTTTTTTCGGAATGAGTGACTTGTCCGTTATTTTGAATGCTTTATATACGCAAAGTAATTCGAAATCCTATCATTATCAGTTAATGAATCTCGTATCTTCTGATGGGACGGTGCAGCAAGCTGCATTTTATCGAACATTCTTCGAAGGGCAAGACGATCTATATGATTTCAAATATCATTGGATTCGTGGGAACCAGATGAGCGGTATTGTATTTGGTGGGAATATTCGATGTTTTATGAAGCTGGCAGGAACAAGTTATTTTCCAGATCCTTCGAACAAGATATTATTCTTAGAGAGTTTAAGTGGCAGAGCGAACAAAATCGTCTCCTTATTTGCACAGCTGCATCAAGTTGGAACTTTTGATACATGTGCTGGGGTGATTCTTGGATCGTTTACTGAGCTTGAGAGCTATAATGAATTTTCAATCATAGAAGCGTATTTGAAGGAGATCAGCGGGATTCCTATCGTGAAGACGAACGAGATCGGACATGGTAGTGACAGTAAGTGTATAGTTTTGGGTGAGAATATAACTTTATAA
- a CDS encoding DUF3024 domain-containing protein, with protein MLDSFTKKRIEKILSTYIEAKVPKHIRNQIRLNYKFRGDSVTLNEERPAYMSEVWVELPIAQFRLEENKWTIYWQDSKKKWHFVDDFAPQDDFEKQLEIVDNDSRGMFWG; from the coding sequence TTGCTGGATTCATTTACTAAAAAGAGAATTGAAAAGATATTGTCGACTTACATTGAAGCGAAGGTACCAAAGCACATTAGAAACCAAATCAGGCTTAACTATAAGTTCAGAGGGGATAGCGTTACTTTAAATGAAGAAAGGCCCGCATATATGAGCGAAGTATGGGTAGAGTTACCTATCGCACAATTTCGATTGGAAGAAAATAAATGGACAATCTATTGGCAAGATAGCAAGAAAAAATGGCATTTTGTAGATGATTTTGCCCCTCAAGATGATTTTGAGAAGCAACTGGAAATTGTTGATAACGATAGTAGAGGCATGTTCTGGGGCTAA